Proteins from one Cellulosilyticum lentocellum DSM 5427 genomic window:
- a CDS encoding AraC family transcriptional regulator produces the protein MEWIQCLNRAMKYIEEHLEDEIKYEEVAKLACCSTYHFQRMFTYMANVPLSEYIRRRRMTMAAVRLQSTDIKIVDLALIYGYESPTAFNRAFQSIHDVTPSKARQEGISLKAYPPISFSLSIKGDVAMNYRIEKKEAFRIIGISAPLHQDIEKNFEVVPMMWQKAAMSGTIEKLAAMMNGELKGILGVSACNEREQWKYFIAAASHEPLDESLEELTVPPATWAIFYGEGTMPEAVQELERRIVTEWLPTSGYEYGNAPDIEVYLSPDPQNAKFEVWIPVMKKEDN, from the coding sequence ATGGAATGGATACAATGCTTAAACCGTGCTATGAAGTATATTGAAGAGCATTTAGAAGATGAAATAAAGTATGAAGAGGTGGCTAAGTTAGCTTGCTGTTCAACTTATCATTTTCAAAGAATGTTTACTTATATGGCAAATGTGCCACTTTCAGAATACATACGACGTAGGCGAATGACTATGGCAGCAGTAAGATTGCAAAGTACAGATATAAAGATTGTGGATCTTGCTCTTATTTATGGCTATGAATCTCCTACAGCTTTTAATCGTGCTTTTCAAAGCATCCATGATGTGACACCCTCTAAGGCAAGACAAGAGGGCATTAGTTTAAAGGCTTATCCTCCTATCAGCTTTAGTTTATCTATTAAGGGAGATGTAGCAATGAATTACAGAATCGAAAAGAAAGAAGCTTTTAGAATTATAGGGATTTCTGCTCCATTACATCAAGACATAGAAAAGAATTTCGAGGTAGTACCGATGATGTGGCAAAAGGCCGCAATGAGCGGCACTATAGAAAAGTTAGCAGCAATGATGAATGGAGAACTTAAAGGCATACTAGGGGTAAGTGCATGTAATGAAAGAGAACAGTGGAAGTATTTTATTGCAGCAGCAAGTCATGAGCCTTTAGATGAATCACTAGAAGAACTCACAGTGCCTCCAGCAACCTGGGCCATTTTTTATGGAGAAGGGACTATGCCAGAGGCAGTGCAGGAATTAGAAAGAAGGATTGTGACAGAGTGGCTACCTACTTCAGGCTATGAATATGGAAACGCACCAGATATAGAAGTTTACCTTTCACCAGACCCACAAAATGCAAAGTTTGAAGTTTGGATTCCAGTCATGAAAAAGGAGGATAACTAG